Part of the Plasmodium malariae genome assembly, chromosome: 9 genome is shown below.
tattagcTGTAAACTTctaatgaaacaaaaaaaaaaaaaaaatcataaaataaaaatttaataggATTTTCCAATTTAAAATAACTtgataaattttaatgttttgcaaatattattattattttttttgtttattgaGATATTTTGAAACATCGTGaagtatttaatattttacatgttccaattatatatatacatttacatataatgtacatgcataatataattaatgtttTCACTAAATATCCaaaattttccaaaaataattttacagttacaatttatataagcgttgaacatatattttaatttttttcaggATCTATATGACACAAgcattaaattttttcatacaaaaagagtaaaattttactttattcaaatattatatgaacgTACATACTGATGGATAGGAATACTcctttattatacatatgtacttaaaatttttactcaATTCAATAATATGATACaatttaagtaaaatatagtaaCAATCACGTAATACCTTTTGAAGTTATTTATAATGGTTCATTTGCACTAAATACAAGCTAATGTTCTCCAcgttaaacataaaaaaataagtttatattatttttgaatatttttttttataaaattagttCTTGACACATTATAAATTGtaatcattaatataatatttgtccttaaataaaaaataaagagaagaAACGAAAAAGTAGagtagaacaaaataaaaattgtgtgtatgcatatatataaataattgtacCTTAAtctttatcatattttttttataataaaaataccaTTGACTTTATCTTAGAAACAATACGTAACTCCTTTAAGACACTTTTCCTAGCACCCtcatattttaaacatttataaaaaatgaactttggtattttaaaacattcattattttttttatctatatcGTGCATAAGaacgaaaataaaatataaaatataacttttacaGCACCACATTATTTCCTCAACGTAAAATTTATAGAAACATTTGGATAACTGATTCCATCACATTTTACATggattcatataaatatacttatatatatatatattaatttacgAAATATTTTcgtttaaattttataatatagagCAGTACGAAAAAAGAGAGTATGCTTAATTCCTCATAGcgtttaaaaatttaagttattgatcatattaaaatttcaatTGCCAATTAAATGTGTTCTATTTatttgcttatattttttggaacactcatataatttataagtaaTAAATGAAGTAACGCtccttaaaatttattaacatcttagactactttttttaaatttattttcccaTTATTTTTGGCTCTCTTATGTTTCTGTTATAACTTGTAAAATATGGAtacttttcataatatatttctttatatcatttttatattttaatactttttttttttttgtaatatagctatttttaatatttataaaatattaaaaaatttaaaattcaAATGTGTTAtcttcaaataaaaaaaaaaaaaaaagataaaaaaagaataagatTTAATTACATCAGGGAAATAATTGCGATACatgtgttttatattttcattttatttcaagAATCCTTATaactttataatatataataaaatataatatttctttaatgaTCTAGAGCATTCATTTTTGATCTctcaattcttttttttttttttttgtgtataatAGTATGCTTTTTTAAAGCTTATTACAATGTGTGGAAATCTTCTCAGAATACAAATTATCCTCtttcctttattttgtttttttttttttatttaaatgatgtTTTTTACATAACAAAGAGGAACTATGCCTAAACGTTTTATACGGAATtatgtttttgttttccttttattaactaataattttacgaacattttttattttgtggAGAACAAGAATTTTAATGATGTTTACACAATTAATGCAAAGTTTCTAAAagacataaaattaaaggaggccaataaattaaaaccccaatataagaattatattttaaaaaatataaaaaaaaataaaaataatatacgtaATCGCGGAGGACagaaatataatagaaatgatataaaaaaaaaggtttacTCTATTTATTTCAACAaacattttgaaaatatatttcacaCGTATACGAAAATATTTTGCgacaaaaatataacttattATGGAAAGTCTGGTGGTTATAAAAAAGTTGAAGGATCTTTGGGCAGCACCCTTAGTTCTTATGAAgaacatacacatataaaagAACACCATAcggaaaacataaaaaatgtaagaaCTGTGCACAATGTAGGAAATACGCCATTAATAGCTAATGAAAGAgcatatttgaaaaaaggaaagatgTATTTCCCGGAGATTTCCcgtaacttttttattaatttatccATCAGTAGcaggaaaagaagaaaaaacagAAGCTTCCAAAATTATCTAAGGAAGTAcgaagaattatataaaaaatttacaccTGAAACAGATGAAGAGCAAGATATTGATGATCATGTTTCAAAAAACAGTCATAATATGTcaaacattattattaatgagTGGTGTTTACGTAACAATGagaacaaatataatatgacTTTAATATATGACAGTTTATCAAACTTACATAATAATGAATACCGGGATGTAGAGagtgtaaataattttataaaaaataatgaaataattgaaaaacaAGAATGGGAAGAAAAGAATAATCCATATTTAacctataaatatatatataaatacaaaaaccCTATTGaccaaaaatataatttttacaaatatgaatattatattccaAAATTGATAACGTATGATGAAGATATTTCCACTGAGCCTAAATTTGTACCTTCTAATTTTAACTCTCCCAAgtgttataataattcacCCATAAATTCTTTAACAACAAGCGGATTTACTAGTAGAAATATTGACACGTTTGGTAAAgaaagaaacaaaatatattcgTTTGATACACCAAATGATGttaaaaggaatatatactttaacaatttattgttaatttcTTCATCGTATAatcaacattttttttcaaatttaacCTTTCTGTTAAATTTACACACGTTACAAATTTTAATACGAGATAAAACTGCCATAGAAACAGACTACATAATTGATAAATTTGATCagttaaaagaaaaactgATAGAAATAAATGTAACCAATTCTAAGAAAGGTGAAAATTCTTTAAGTGTTAACCCAAGTAGTTCCGAAAAAAAACAAGCCCCTGTTATCTCATCAACCAATACTAATGTGCACTTGAACTTGAAAACTATAAATGATGAGCTAAATAGTACAGAAGATGCAGAAAAAGGAGTCGAAATCAACAAGAATGTATCAAAAAAAGACGAGAACGTCAAAATAGATAAGATAGACACCAGCAAAAATGAAGATATGCCCAGTGCTAACTACCAAATGGACGAGGAAATATCTCGCCATTTAACACACAAGAAAAGTTTATTTGATGATCAAATTCAAGtgtttaaaacaaaatatagtGAAAACGTTTTAGAAGATaaagaatttattaaattatggaaatataatatgaacagtgaaataatagaaaatatgaacaaagtACCATTACCAAATATATACCTAAATATTGATGACCCAAAATATTGCTTATggaaaattttacaaaattcaGGAAAAAGTGCATTCAAAGAAATTCCTACACCAAATCGAAAATTAGAAGCATGGAGACAACAATTAAACCTAAAAGATTTCTATAAACAAAACTTTGATACTAGTATTAGCTTAAGGAATATATCAAAAGAAGaactaattaattttaagatGAAAATACTCAATACTTCTCATCAGGAAGATAAAAATGTGAAAggatttaaaaatgaaaatgagcAAGGAtcatatgataaaaatagtttaaaTACACCAAAacaggaaaagaaaaagcatcATGATGGTAATTATGAGGATGCCTCGGAAATTACTACATTACATCAACgtgatgaaaaatataaaaaccgTAATAATGCAGAAACACCCGATGGAGATGTTATAAAGGAAAATCATTATAGAGATGATGGAAAAGTATTGGGAGGTAATGAAAAATCTTTAAAGGAACAGCCATATTTAACtacaaatatgaacaaaGAGATTATCAATTCAAGTTATAATAAAGATACAGAAATTAGTAAGTGCAAACGCAAATATAAAGATGCATTTTATACATTAGTCGTAAGGGATGGAATTGTTGACGAATATTTATCAGATGATATAAgtattttaaagaatttaaataatgaattgaAGAAATCAGCAGAGAAAAATTCAGAAAACGAAAACGAATTACATGAAACTAGCAAAAATGATAACatagaagaaaaaacaaaaaaaagcaaaatatttgtaggtagcttttttaacataaaagATGTCGAAGTAGAATACTTGATcaataaagaattatattttatacctGAACATTCTAAttggtataaaaaaaatacacaacCTTTTGTTAGGGGTCAAATAGGAAAACAATCAAGAAAATTTGACAATGATTACCCAATTTATGATTATAGAAAAAGTGACTTTGGTATGGCCAAATTTTCCTCTTTAAATTTAGCCTCAATTAAGGATTGTGCAGTTGTTTATCTAGATAAAGATATTGATTTAAgtgataaattttttcatatcatatttatatcaacatctaaaaatgaagatgatcatgttaataataaagagTCCGAATACACTGTCTATGAAAATGCACCTCTATGTGTAGATGCGCAAGATACAAATAAAACTTCTGAAGGTCTAACTAAAGGggaaaaagaagataatGACAGTAATAGCAGCAAAAGTGAAAATGTTCAATATGATGATACCCATACACGTATTAATTTAAGCGggaatgaaaaagaaatttcgggaaaagaaaaaagaaaatatgcaGAAAAAGAACTGACcaattatatgtatagtCCAATAACTAACCCAAGACTAGTAGTATACATTAAAGcaaatagtaaaattaatatttatgaatctcatatatctttaaacaataataacagtgGTCTTGTTAATGCCTTCTCTAGAATTTGCATGGAAGCAAAATCAAATGTGAAGCATACAATGTCTCAAGAATTGGGTAAGTACGTTTGGCACTTTCACAATGTTTCAGTAAAAAATGGACTTGAAgcaaattataaatttgttgATATCCTTTTAGGTAGTAAGTCATCACGTGTTAATTTGCAAATAGAAGGTGAAAAAGGATGTAAACAAGAAAGCTATGGTTTATCATTGTTAGAAGACAAACAAAACATTAGTCAATATGAAATGTTTCATCATGAACATCCATATATGGAGACCAACCAGTTATTTAAGTTTTTAGTCTCTGAAAAAGCACATGCTGTATGGAGAAGTAGAGGTAGAATTGAAAGAGATGCAATTAAGGCCAAGTTAAATACTTTATGTAGATCTGTGTTATTAAATTTTGGAGCTAGTGCTGTAGCTATTCCTACTTTAGAAATTATTCCAAGTGATATAGAATATGCAAATCACGGGGCAACCATAAGTGATTTAGAAGAAGAAccaatattttctttaatgaCAAGAGgaataaacgaaaaaattgcaagagaaattattatgaaatcCTTTGTTAATGAAATTCTTGAACATATATCTGATGAGAATCTTAAAGAAAGAGTTATCCAAAAGGTTATGAAATTTTCCACAAAGTACAAAAAAGTACCTCTTCCAGactttattatgaaaaaaaaaagatcatTATGCACACCTTCTAAATAAGgagaaatatatgaattaatatacttataatatatgaCACCAGGCGCGTTGAAAGATGTATGAGGTTAGTCCACTCCCAAAGGGGATTCGAATGAAGAAACAGCTACTATtggataaaaaattaaaaacaggaatttaattacatatatatatatatatatatatatatatatatatatatcgatGAATTTATTGGAAGTTGTAGCTATGAAATAGACACAATTTTGGtgttattttgaaaaacagCATGGTATGAGTATTTAACAAAAACAATAAGTGAGATTCTAACATATAAGAACCCTTTTTAAGATGCGTacatatgttaaaatatatatatgtacatatatacagtaCACATGTTTTCCAATTGTACCCGTAATTAAAActgtgcaaaaaaaaattcacgAATTCGAAGGAACTTAACCAAATTGTTGATGATATACAATTTCTTGTTCTATTAGGAAATTATTCTCAAACTCTGTGATTAAAATTTGTAGTTACACATTTAAAGGAAAGAAAGAAATTTCGTTGTTCACTTGAATATTAGTTCCTTTAAGAAGAAAgcaaaagtaatataaatattttgttttttcctttttttttttttttttttttgtatcatttatatttcattagtTGCGCTATTTATATTAGCATTATCTATCCTTTTAATgctattaatttaaaacttactattttttttttttttttttttattttaggcAATAAAAAGAAACCAAAACTGGATATActcaaattttatatatttgcacAAGTACAATTATTACTCTAAggtaattcctttttttgaaatatctGTTCCCTTGAGCAACTTTTCTATTGTATTAGGACTAACTGTGTCATTCTCTATTTGTGGAATATTTTCGTTTTGTATATTAGGAAATTGAGCTTCACAAGTTTCTTCAAAATTATACTTTTGCTCAAGatttaatgataatatatcttGAGTTTCTTTACATGGtccattatatttttcactcGGTGTGCACATTCCTTTATTCTTTCCTTCATTGACATATTCAAAGTATAAAGGACATTTCGAATAGTCTCTTTGTGAGTTTTCAACACATAACCATTTAACATTACATTTTTTGctaaatatttctttctcCTTTATGTCCATGTAGTCAAAATGAGTTATACGAGGACAATTGACTGGGGGGTTGTAATAATCTGGGGATTTACACACTCCTGATGCCATCAAATTTACCCACTCCCTAGGACAATCATATATGTCATAGCCATATGTGCACTTATTCTTACATGGCCATGGAATTCCATATTTTGAAGAAAAAGCTACTCTTTGCtgagaaatttttatattaaaagtttttgattttatttattttgttttcttttttgttaatacaaAGGAAAAATCAGGATGGAAATAAGATTCATACAATGATGAATTTAAGCTCAACGTATAAAGTGTATACTACTCATTTGAGTTAACTgatatatctatctatatatgcatacatatacccGTGcaattatagaaatatttatgtaaattcaTGTTCTTATGAATGAAGTAACCTTTTTACAAGTccaaaaaaactttttttttttttttttttatttacatggTTAGACATGTGGCTTATTAATTCCATTTCCTCCTTTGAAATTAACCCTTCGAATTCTTTGCTACCGCTgcatatatcttttttcgTATTGTAAGACCATCCTGTTAttgaaaatgttttattattattctttttattaactcTTGGTTATATGGTTTTCAATTTCTAATTAgttcaattttaaaaaaatgcaatttCTACATATACCAACTACGTTTtatgttttacttttttttcttttttaaccTTTAGGACATGTTATTGAATAATCTCTTTCTGcaagcaaaaaatataaaaacatgttttttaagttaaataatttttcaagtTATATCTCCCTTTTATTAACTTATAACCctaacaaattatatttttcgtaATGATTATCACGTTCTACTACCGATTGCTACGATTTCAATATTCTACATTATTCTAGTATATATagtttgtgtatatatatatatattatatatgctttttattttttttcttttagaaCAGACCGCATGATTCCTCTTTGCATGGCCAAACCTACATATAATTTGAACAATTGACTATATGGTACTTTTGAAATCCTTATTAACTTATTATATCACTTTCATGTATTTcgccatttttttttttttttttttttatttgcatataaATTAGTTCTATTTgtgtttttttcattaatattaagaCTGATAAAGTACCACTTTACAAGctgaaaaaagaagaaatgatataatataaatgtaacaaaataaagtagTAAAGTGGTGAAGTAATAAAGTTGTTTtcctttatatatgaattttaaaaCACTTTCAAGATACCAGAAGAAAATTCCTCCTTTTCGTTTTGTGTGAAAGCTCCAAAATCCTAAAACgataagtacatataatgtgtacatttacgcatatacacatgtttctatataacaaataatccatatatgtttatactcacatacacataaaatatatttaccatTGTCTTGCTACAACCCCCAGAATAATTTCtgcatcaaaaaaaaaaaaaaaaaaatataatatttcaaaacattaaaaacatattttcaggttaactataataaaagtaattataattaatttcatCACTCGAAAAATTCTTATCTTTctgttatatacatatatatatatgtacataccgAGGAGCTTCACACTTTCCGGTGTACGTCCAATTTTCAGGACACTCCTTTAAGTAATCCCTTTCACTATTACCACATGACTCATTAAGGCATAACCAATTGActtcaaataatatatggatAACAcacttataataaattatattattatttataatactttataaaatcatatgttattcttatataaagtcaaatatgtttttttttgcaccTTTGCAATCTACTCCTATGACACTTTTCTCCTTTGCACTTAATGGTTCAAAGGCCATAATATGAGAACAAGGTCCAGAATAGTCTCtttcacaaaaaataaaataaaataaagttaaaaaaaaatatatatatatatatatatatataataatgcaaatctaaataatttacaaattaaaatatatatttatacatttatatgagTTGAtctgtattatatatatattatttttatactttggTGATATACATTGTGTTTCTGATATTTGTTCCCATGTAGAAGGACACTGTTTTGAGTAATCTCGTAAACATATTCTATCATCAATAGGCTTTTTAGATGACCATTTTCCTTCTACCAAATCTTCCATAAACAGTTTTTCTAAATTACTAGGAATTTTAACATCTAATAAATCAGTGCTTAAAGATGATGGACTTTTTGTCTCCTCGTAATGACTAAAAAATTTCAAGTAATAGCGTATCATGCTTCGAGTAACTTTaacatgtgtacatatgtatgtatataaatatattatctttattcatgtatatctaacgtttttctcttttttctgattttttaatattttaatttttattattttttttttctcttaaatTAACCTTTCTAAATTCTCTTTTATAACAGCtgtacattaaaaaaaattaataataaggaaaaagaatAGGATGAACATGTTAAACATTCCTTAACAACTTTAATAggtatttgtatataatttatttatattccaaaatataatacgTAAGCGAGTTTAATATACAACTCACAGAAGAATAAaatgcataataaaatataaataataacacgtctacatttcttattttttgatattttttatgctttAAAATACCTCCTAATTCTTTTCCTGTATCCATATCTCTtcaaaatgttaataaaaaaaaaaaaaaatcagttttttaaattttaattttcataatttttcttttattatattttaacaacaTATTTTATGTGTTGTTATTGAAATAAAGGAGATTATATATCATACGCTACctattttaacaatttttgttttttcctcGGTAATTTTAGTtcattatacataatataaatatgtgtatatgaatatgtacataagtacgtatatatatatatatatatatatgtgtgtgtaagCATACATATTAGCATAATTGTCATCTTTTTGCAACTCTTTTTTAAACTTCCGTTACCCCTCATGTTCCTTCTCTTTCACGTCTTCCGCCATTATATGCATAGCGCGTggcacaatttttttaattttttttttttttttttcttctatttctttttcatttttagaaGGACTAAAAGCATTTTTAATGTTGTGTattctcttattttttacgatatctttttttatttcattttcatctATTTCCTGATTGTTCTCTAATTTCATTCTTTTAGTAGttccatatattatatttgtgCCTTcactaaattttttaacttttccattttttttaacaacaGCATAAGAGTtaacatttccattttttggTAATTCCCATATATGATTGTAATTAACATCTACAATTTTTATTGGTCTTCCTCTATTATCTAATTGATACACCCCATTTTCAACATTAGGATATTTCCTttgagaaaatatttttattcccaaaatttgtttaataaataaaacaaaaaaaacaacttgaacttttttcatcttttttttttctttttttttttgctcttttttcTAAGATTATGAAGCACaccaataaaaaaaaaaaaaattccagaaaaaataattgtaaactttttaaataaaaaaaaaaaaaaaaaattgatcttttaaagtaataaaaGGTATATGAtggagtaaaaaaaaatagtaccTATAAGTAAATACACATAAATCTGCGTGTTTCTTATCACGAGATTGTCTACAAATACAAAGAAAATGTTAAACAACTGATTGACTGCACTTACATAACTTccatataaaaaggaaaatgtaaaaaacatatttcaGCTAATAACCAGAAAGTAAATGTTCAGAActgcaaaataaaacaaaagggaaaaaaaaaataaaaataaataaatacacatgCAGAAAAGGTTACAGAAATATTCTTTCGCGTTAAGACGTTGTTCGAAGAATCAGATTATGTTTCATTGTTttaatgttttctttttagaaTTGACAAAGTCTAcatataacattattttcaaaattgttaaaaacttaaaaatttcCACTTACCTTTGTGTATGTacacatttttctttttttcaaacctgttcatatttactattactatattctctatccttttatttttcttttccttttttttcatttttttttttaagttaattCAAGATGACTgatcaataaatatattccatCAACTTTGTactaagaaaaaatacatgtcataatattttgctatttatattaataatataaacaaaacaatgttattttgttttgtattgaaatattttcaattaaaatatgttaaacgatgaaaaataatttcccAAAATATAGATAGTTAAAAGCTATTTTGCAACTTCATTTTGttgttaaaatgtatttttcaaaaaaaaagttcacTTGAATGATTTTCAACagtgttattattattattcacataaaacaaaaacaatttttaatttatgcaaataataaatgGATTTTCTAAATGAACAACACTTTAAAACttgttttacatatattttagagCAATTcgattttgatatattttttttttttcttaaactcataatatattaaaataataaagctgtcttaaatatttcatgTCCCAtgaaatttgaaaaaaaaaaaataaaacttttaaGATGTGCGTCATTGTATATGTAAGTGAACTCGTAATGTTTGTCGTTCGAAAAATGAGAAGTACttttttcacaaaaaaagaaatgtcCTTCGATATTATGTAAACGTGGTCATCCAAATGAATGATAAactatattttgtataatatatttaacattattcatttttattagaaattgtttttaatttcaagAGTCTTACAATATAACatgttattaaaattaatacataagtatatatatatatatgtatatatccttatgtgcacataaataaataagttgCAGCAGAAGTACATACGGAACAACGTATCTGTTGAAAACCCTGTGTAATAATACATTCGCATTTTTccactaaaaaataaaaggaaaaaattattcttaagaaagctcttaaaatataattaatttaatcccccaatatatgtatgttttcCATAAAATGATACTAAAAAGTAAAAGGTATTACTTCACATATTAAtcagtaaaataataacataataagaaaaaatatacattctttttttttatatttgtacaaaCTTTTTCTGCAAGATTaatttatgtacacatatacatatgcaaaaacgaatacatgtatatgttaaaaaaaatttattatgccctattatatttttaatttttactctTTCTAATATCCTTTCTTTTCTACTCCAGTTCTtcgaaagaaaaaaaaataaaataaataaataaataatacaatacatttacaatttatataaatacagaTCCAATATAAATCTAGTTTAATTTTGTGATACAATAAAAGCAACTagcataataaatttattacatatttcaGCTAATTACAGCAGTTATagttatgtatacatgtttTAATGGCATTAATATAATGCTCAACTTGTAGGTAAATACCATCTTCCCTTATCTTTTTCATATACTATTGTATGCTAACAGAAATAGGCTACTAGTTcgtttttaaataacaatacatacatattcatatatgtggatatacattcatttttatatattccaaCCTACAATAGCATATAAATGGTAAACTTAAAGAATAAACTTAAAGAATATTAGTTACAGAATAGATTGAGCGTAACCTCAGCAAGAAGAAGCAAGAGAAcaaggtaaaataaaatcattGTTATATGTGTGAAATGTCATAGATGAGATTTACTTAGCACTACTAAAAAAACGTAAGAACAATTTCCATATTTCAAGCAATCATACTAATGAATGGAATCATGTAAAGGGGGAAACACAAAAACgtataattaaatgtatatctgtatatatatatatatatatatatgtatgtacataagcgtttatatgtacttatacgtatttatttataaagaagGAATAGGATAAGGTAAAAAGCACCCTTCATTGAAAGATGTTTCAAAATGTGCAAACCATAATTTTAGATATAAACGATGGAGAAATGAGAACCGGGTACTCCGGAGAGTGCTCTCCTAGATATAACAGTAACCTAATTCTAGGGCTACCATTAGGTCATAATGCCACCTTAAAACATACGATATTTCCATTATTAccagaaataaaaagagatAACGTAGAATTATTATGTGGGATGAGGTACATATATGAccataataatagtagcaaTTATGACATAAATTTTGAGGtaatggaaaaattattcGAAGACATATCAGGAAGTAAAGCATTAGATGTTAATTTTGAAGATCATCCTATTTTATTAACAGAACCTAATAAAACGGATAGTAAATATAGAGAAAAATTTACAGAATTAATGTTTGAATCTTATGATGTATGTCAAATGTTTCTATCAAGAAGAAGCGTTTTATCGTGTTATGGTTGTGCACGGACATCTGGACTAGTATtagatattgaaaaaaactGCACAAATTTATGCGGACTACAAGAAGggtatatatttcaaaaacaTATAGAAGAAGTTCCAATAGGTGGAGACTTAATTGATAGAATATTCTTAgcatatttagaaaatattaaaaatattaaaatatacccctatttttctattgataaaagtttaaataatgaaaaatctAGTACcgatatgaaaatattaaaatgtcCTTTGGTTACAAAATCATATTACCTGTGGGGATCTCTTCACGTAGTCAGCAAATTGAAAGAAAGTTTAATTAATGATTATCAAAATCCTAatgacaaaaataaaaaaaatttagaaacaAATGGAACTGACAATAGTTATAAATTACC
Proteins encoded:
- the ALP2a gene encoding actin-like protein, putative, which produces MFQNVQTIILDINDGEMRTGYSGECSPRYNSNLILGLPLGHNATLKHTIFPLLPEIKRDNVELLCGMRYIYDHNNSSNYDINFEVMEKLFEDISGSKALDVNFEDHPILLTEPNKTDSKYREKFTELMFESYDVCQMFLSRRSVLSCYGCARTSGLVLDIEKNCTNLCGLQEGYIFQKHIEEVPIGGDLIDRIFLAYLENIKNIKIYPYFSIDKSLNNEKSSTDMKILKCPLVTKSYYLWGSLHVVSKLKESLINDYQNPNDKNKKNLETNGTDNSYKLPDGNIINQNITESLKLIIPYIFFRKKYNQNSISKVSGITMLNNMDFNLFYDTLKSLKLPVLHKYNYKINKSNSVIEKIPENTSDKNFSMCYSDQIEPYFEIFDGLQDFIKKGILSFLSANINLDDVLNFLIVTGESTMFHNFVGILKSYLPFIDTIKEKSTRIIYSKGADRKYNCFIGASILSSLGSFSQFCMTKNEYEEYGVKNIVDKKCV